One genomic region from Tautonia marina encodes:
- a CDS encoding NYN domain-containing protein → MRLLIDGYNLMHAAGRMNRRFGPDGLRRARLRFLNELAINLGVHQASATTIVFDASSLPLNQAPESVCKGMKVIYAIDDEDADTRIERLIAQDSAPRSLTVVSSDRRIRRAAQRRRAISQSSDDFLDFLENLRSRRAPRVKTEAGGKDVERLRLDRLAPEEVDAWVLEFGEPITSLDQTPQDSTTSSDWWSDLDLEQVAQEVEREFHQHLKLIPRDPRR, encoded by the coding sequence ATGAGATTGCTGATCGACGGCTACAACCTGATGCATGCTGCCGGACGGATGAACCGTCGATTCGGCCCGGATGGCTTGCGCCGGGCTCGACTCCGATTCCTGAACGAACTGGCGATCAACCTGGGTGTCCACCAGGCCAGCGCAACGACAATTGTCTTCGATGCATCGAGTTTGCCGCTCAATCAGGCTCCCGAGTCGGTCTGTAAGGGGATGAAGGTCATTTATGCGATCGACGATGAGGACGCCGATACGAGGATCGAACGGCTGATTGCCCAGGATTCGGCCCCTCGTTCGCTCACGGTCGTATCGAGCGATCGTCGGATTCGACGGGCCGCGCAACGGCGTCGGGCAATTTCGCAATCCTCGGACGACTTCCTGGATTTTCTAGAGAACCTCCGCTCGCGCCGAGCGCCTCGCGTGAAGACCGAGGCAGGTGGGAAGGACGTCGAACGGCTTCGCCTGGATCGACTTGCTCCTGAGGAGGTCGATGCGTGGGTTCTCGAATTTGGTGAGCCCATCACGTCGCTGGATCAGACACCTCAGGATTCGACCACGTCCTCGGATTGGTGGAGCGATCTCGACCTGGAGCAGGTGGCTCAGGAGGTCGAGCGTGAATTTCACCAGCATCTCAAGCTGATTCCCCGAGATCCTCGACGTTGA
- the sucC gene encoding ADP-forming succinate--CoA ligase subunit beta has protein sequence MKIHEYQGKDLLKAAGVAVQEGKVVTTPEEAASAFEQLGCDLAVVKAQVHAGGRGKGIAIGPDADRAEALAIASGQKPRPEGVARGVQLVRSADEARKAAESLLNKTLITYQTGIDGAKINKVLVAVGHDISRELYLGLAVDRAVQAPVLMASTEGGVEIEEVAQKTPEKIHRETIDVGLGLADFQARKLVKALQLEGPAAKNGQKFFKNFVQFFLDSDCSLAEINPLIVTDAGEVLALDCKLNFDDNALYRHPDIAALIDPAEEDANEMRAAEHGLSYVQLDGDIACLVNGAGLAMSTMDVIKYHGGEPANFLDVGGGANKDQVLEAFRILLASDKVKAVLVNIFGGIMKCDTIAAALLAAYDEIDFKLPLVVRLEGTNVEQGMKLLEDSGRKIITAKGLTDAAQKVVAAAKSG, from the coding sequence ATGAAGATTCATGAATACCAGGGGAAGGACCTTTTAAAGGCCGCCGGAGTCGCCGTCCAGGAGGGGAAGGTCGTTACGACTCCCGAAGAAGCCGCGAGCGCGTTTGAGCAGCTTGGCTGCGATCTTGCGGTGGTCAAGGCCCAGGTTCATGCCGGCGGCCGTGGGAAAGGGATCGCCATTGGTCCCGACGCCGACCGGGCCGAGGCCCTGGCTATTGCCTCGGGCCAGAAGCCGCGCCCTGAGGGTGTGGCGCGAGGGGTGCAGTTGGTGCGAAGCGCCGACGAGGCTCGCAAGGCCGCCGAAAGCCTCTTGAACAAGACCCTGATTACCTATCAAACCGGCATTGATGGGGCGAAGATCAACAAGGTTCTCGTCGCCGTCGGTCACGACATCTCGCGAGAGCTTTATCTGGGACTGGCCGTCGATCGCGCGGTGCAAGCTCCGGTCCTGATGGCCTCGACCGAGGGCGGGGTCGAGATCGAGGAGGTCGCGCAGAAGACTCCCGAGAAGATTCACCGGGAAACGATTGACGTGGGGCTGGGCCTGGCGGATTTCCAGGCTCGAAAGCTAGTCAAGGCCCTGCAACTGGAGGGTCCGGCGGCCAAGAACGGCCAGAAGTTCTTCAAGAATTTCGTGCAGTTCTTTCTGGATTCCGATTGCTCGCTCGCCGAGATCAACCCGCTGATCGTGACCGATGCCGGCGAGGTGCTGGCGCTCGACTGCAAGCTGAATTTTGATGACAACGCCCTGTACCGGCACCCCGACATCGCCGCGTTGATCGACCCAGCCGAGGAAGACGCGAACGAGATGAGAGCCGCCGAACACGGCCTCTCGTACGTGCAACTCGACGGCGACATCGCCTGCCTGGTCAACGGAGCGGGTCTGGCCATGTCGACGATGGATGTCATCAAATATCACGGCGGAGAGCCCGCGAATTTCCTCGATGTGGGGGGTGGGGCGAACAAGGATCAGGTGCTGGAAGCGTTCCGGATTCTGCTCGCTTCGGACAAGGTCAAGGCGGTGCTGGTCAATATCTTCGGCGGGATTATGAAGTGCGATACGATCGCCGCCGCGCTGCTGGCCGCGTACGACGAGATTGATTTCAAGCTCCCGCTCGTCGTTCGACTGGAAGGGACCAACGTTGAGCAAGGGATGAAACTGCTTGAAGACTCGGGTCGCAAGATCATCACCGCAAAGGGCCTGACCGATGCGGCCCAGAAGGTGGTGGCCGCGGCGAAGTCGGGCTGA
- a CDS encoding neutral/alkaline non-lysosomal ceramidase N-terminal domain-containing protein, which yields MTRIPPDRLVSRRLLAACLTLASMLVGSSTINAQDAEPVGLRAGAATSNTTPALGSSLNGNMRDQLASNVHDETHARCLVLDDGTNRLAIVVVDLCMIPREVVLDAKQQIEAATGIPADHVLISATHTHSAPTCAPVFQSDTVPGYPEFLARRISDGVRRAVNNLEPAEVAWGAGSNDRQVHNRRWHLKPEVTLTNPFGGTDKVRMNPGAASPDLVKPAGPIDPEVWVLSARSRDGRPIALLANYSLHYVGGTRGGEVSADYFGMFANRVAELLDADRLDPPFVGIMSNGTSGDINNINFREPRAARPPYEQMRLVADELATEAVRVTQSLDYRSDLTLDAQTTQLQLGVRLPSSEDLERARAIVEAAEGPIMTTLEQIYARESILLSEYPETVPATIQALRIGDLSIAAIPCEVFVEIGLQLKQESPFPSTFTVSLANGYNGYLPTASHHELGGYETWRARSSYLEVDAASKITQEVLDLFSTLKSRE from the coding sequence ATGACGAGAATTCCCCCCGATCGGTTGGTTTCCCGAAGGCTCCTTGCTGCGTGCCTTACGCTGGCCTCGATGCTGGTCGGCTCCTCGACGATCAATGCCCAGGATGCCGAGCCTGTCGGCCTTCGCGCCGGGGCGGCGACGAGCAACACCACCCCCGCCCTGGGGTCGTCTCTCAACGGCAACATGAGGGACCAGCTCGCCTCGAACGTTCACGACGAGACGCATGCCCGTTGCCTCGTCCTTGACGACGGAACCAACCGCCTGGCCATCGTCGTGGTCGATCTCTGTATGATTCCGAGAGAAGTGGTCCTCGACGCCAAGCAGCAGATCGAAGCCGCCACCGGCATCCCGGCCGATCACGTCCTGATCTCGGCGACCCATACGCACTCGGCCCCGACCTGTGCCCCGGTCTTCCAGAGCGACACCGTTCCGGGCTATCCCGAGTTCCTCGCCCGCCGCATCAGCGACGGTGTCCGACGCGCGGTCAACAACCTCGAACCGGCCGAGGTTGCCTGGGGAGCCGGATCGAACGATCGCCAGGTCCACAACCGTCGCTGGCACCTGAAGCCCGAAGTCACCCTCACCAACCCGTTTGGCGGAACCGACAAGGTCCGGATGAATCCGGGGGCCGCCAGTCCCGATCTCGTCAAGCCGGCCGGGCCGATTGATCCGGAGGTCTGGGTCCTCTCCGCGCGATCCCGAGACGGCCGCCCGATCGCCCTCCTGGCGAACTACTCCCTCCACTACGTCGGCGGGACCCGCGGTGGCGAGGTGTCGGCCGACTACTTCGGCATGTTCGCGAACCGGGTTGCCGAGTTGCTCGACGCCGACCGGCTCGACCCTCCCTTCGTGGGGATCATGTCCAACGGCACCAGTGGCGACATCAACAACATCAACTTCCGAGAGCCCCGGGCCGCTCGCCCGCCTTACGAACAGATGCGGCTCGTGGCCGACGAGCTTGCGACCGAGGCGGTGAGGGTGACCCAATCGCTCGACTACCGATCCGACCTGACCCTCGACGCCCAGACCACCCAGCTTCAGCTTGGTGTCCGCTTGCCGAGTTCCGAGGACCTGGAGCGAGCCCGAGCGATCGTCGAGGCCGCCGAAGGGCCAATCATGACCACGCTCGAACAGATTTACGCCCGCGAATCGATCCTCCTGAGCGAGTATCCCGAAACCGTCCCGGCCACGATTCAGGCGCTCCGGATCGGCGACCTGTCGATCGCGGCGATCCCCTGCGAGGTCTTCGTCGAGATCGGTCTGCAGCTCAAGCAGGAGAGCCCCTTCCCCTCGACCTTCACCGTCTCCCTTGCCAACGGCTACAATGGCTACCTGCCCACCGCCTCCCACCACGAACTCGGCGGCTACGAGACCTGGCGAGCCCGATCGAGCTATCTGGAGGTCGATGCCGCCTCGAAAATCACCCAGGAGGTCCTCGACCTGTTCTCCACCTTGAAGTCCAGGGAGTAG
- the argS gene encoding arginine--tRNA ligase, producing the protein MNVLMRLRRAFADAAPEGVSPDEFAQAVRPSTDPKFGDYQANGCMAAAKRAKQNPRELAAQVADRVQLDPIADPPEIAGPGFLNVRLRSEWLSEVLVTLLNDDRLGVEPVEAPESIIIDYSSPNVAKPMHVGHIRSTVIGESLARLLSCLGHKVIRDNHLGDWGLQFGQILWGWKHHRDPDAYDRDPVGELARLYRLAASKMKLAEDLGPKLDKVRALEAEGKADEADALFAKLLGDSGLSRSEIESTVAEGKSVVEQSRDETAKLHAGDPENRQLWEQFMPHCLGALEGIYERLGVRFDVQLGESFYDTMLPAVVDDLKAKGLAEPSEGATVVFTKATKAPMIVQKRDGAFTYATSDLAKVKYCEDEFHADRLLYVVDSRQGDHFKQVFDVAKRWGFADVRFDHVAFGTILGADRRPFKTRSGDVVGLESLLDEAVAKAREVVNANSPDLSDDERSRVAEVVGIGAVKYADLSQNRLSDYVFDLDKMVAMTGNTATYLQYAYARTRSIFRKGETTPEAIRSAVPPILLTHPAERSLALTLVRLPETLDTAASELKPNILTDYLFGLANDFSSFFEQCPVLKAESPERRSSRLALCDLTGRTLAFGLNVLGIDVVDRM; encoded by the coding sequence ATGAACGTCTTGATGCGCCTCCGCCGAGCGTTTGCCGACGCCGCTCCCGAGGGAGTCTCCCCCGACGAATTCGCCCAGGCCGTTCGCCCGAGCACCGACCCCAAATTCGGCGACTACCAGGCCAACGGCTGCATGGCCGCGGCCAAGCGCGCAAAGCAAAACCCCCGCGAACTCGCCGCCCAGGTCGCCGATCGGGTCCAGCTTGATCCCATCGCCGATCCCCCCGAGATCGCCGGCCCCGGCTTCCTCAACGTCCGCCTGCGCTCGGAATGGCTGTCGGAGGTTCTCGTAACCCTTCTGAACGATGACCGGCTCGGCGTCGAACCCGTCGAAGCTCCTGAGTCGATCATCATCGACTACTCCTCGCCGAACGTTGCCAAGCCGATGCACGTCGGCCACATCCGCTCCACCGTCATCGGCGAAAGCCTGGCCCGGCTCCTTAGCTGCCTCGGTCACAAGGTCATCCGCGACAACCACCTGGGCGATTGGGGCCTCCAGTTCGGCCAGATCCTCTGGGGATGGAAGCACCACCGCGACCCCGATGCCTACGACCGCGACCCCGTTGGCGAACTCGCCCGCCTCTATCGCCTGGCCGCCTCGAAGATGAAGCTCGCTGAGGATCTCGGCCCGAAGCTCGACAAGGTCCGCGCCCTCGAAGCCGAAGGCAAGGCCGACGAGGCCGACGCCCTGTTCGCCAAGCTCCTCGGCGATTCCGGCCTCTCCCGCTCCGAGATCGAGTCAACCGTTGCTGAAGGGAAATCCGTCGTCGAGCAATCCCGCGATGAAACCGCGAAGCTCCATGCCGGCGACCCCGAGAACCGCCAGCTCTGGGAGCAGTTCATGCCCCATTGCCTCGGCGCTCTCGAAGGCATTTACGAGCGCCTCGGCGTTCGTTTTGATGTTCAGCTCGGCGAGAGCTTCTACGACACCATGCTCCCCGCCGTGGTCGACGACCTGAAGGCCAAGGGGCTCGCCGAACCCAGCGAAGGGGCGACCGTCGTCTTCACCAAGGCCACCAAGGCCCCGATGATCGTCCAGAAACGTGACGGCGCTTTCACCTATGCCACCAGCGACCTGGCCAAGGTCAAATACTGCGAGGACGAGTTCCACGCCGATCGCCTGCTCTACGTCGTCGACAGCCGCCAGGGAGACCACTTCAAGCAGGTCTTCGACGTGGCCAAACGCTGGGGATTCGCCGACGTCCGCTTCGACCACGTCGCCTTCGGCACCATCCTCGGCGCCGATCGCCGCCCCTTCAAGACCCGATCCGGCGACGTTGTCGGCCTTGAATCCCTGCTCGACGAGGCCGTCGCCAAGGCCCGCGAGGTCGTCAACGCCAACAGCCCCGACCTCTCCGACGACGAACGCTCCCGCGTCGCAGAGGTCGTCGGCATCGGCGCCGTCAAATATGCCGACCTGTCGCAGAACCGGCTCAGCGACTACGTCTTCGACCTCGACAAGATGGTCGCCATGACCGGCAACACCGCCACCTATCTTCAATACGCCTACGCCCGCACCCGCTCCATCTTCCGCAAAGGCGAAACCACCCCCGAGGCAATCCGCTCCGCCGTTCCCCCCATCCTCCTCACCCATCCCGCCGAGCGATCCCTCGCCCTGACCCTCGTCCGCCTTCCCGAGACCCTCGACACCGCCGCCTCGGAACTGAAGCCGAACATCCTGACCGACTACCTCTTCGGCCTCGCCAACGACTTCAGCTCCTTCTTCGAGCAATGCCCCGTCCTCAAGGCCGAATCCCCCGAGCGCCGCTCCAGCCGCCTCGCCCTCTGCGACCTCACCGGCCGCACCCTCGCCTTCGGCCTCAACGTCCTTGGCATCGACGTTGTCGATCGCATGTAA
- the pyrR gene encoding bifunctional pyr operon transcriptional regulator/uracil phosphoribosyltransferase PyrR — protein MSRAESRVCGPDVMEELLRLLARQIADGRMPHTRLCLIGIRTRGVPIAERLAALIGGDLPPVGAVDITLYRDDLGRQGHWPVLKGTDIPFEVDDAEVVLVDDVLHTGRTVRAAMNAVCDLGRPARVRLAVLIDRGGRELPIQADYSGKVFEVDSGDRIEVRLNPIDPVDEVVRVGLDSA, from the coding sequence ATGTCACGAGCCGAATCGCGCGTCTGCGGGCCTGACGTCATGGAGGAGTTGCTCCGTCTCCTCGCCCGCCAGATTGCCGACGGAAGGATGCCCCACACCCGTCTCTGCCTGATCGGCATTCGGACCCGAGGGGTTCCGATCGCCGAGCGATTGGCCGCGCTGATCGGTGGCGACCTTCCCCCCGTGGGAGCGGTGGACATCACCCTCTATCGCGACGACCTGGGTCGACAGGGACACTGGCCGGTGCTCAAGGGGACCGACATCCCGTTCGAGGTCGACGACGCCGAAGTCGTGCTGGTGGACGATGTCCTCCACACCGGCCGAACCGTTCGGGCGGCGATGAACGCCGTCTGCGACCTGGGACGACCGGCCCGCGTTCGCCTGGCGGTTCTCATTGATCGAGGCGGTCGGGAGTTACCGATCCAGGCGGATTACTCGGGCAAGGTGTTCGAGGTCGACTCCGGCGATCGGATCGAGGTCCGCCTGAACCCGATCGACCCGGTCGACGAGGTCGTCCGCGTCGGCCTTGATTCCGCATGA
- the rsfS gene encoding ribosome silencing factor produces MPDTNSPHPEGSPDEESLREEFPVLPRRARYHDVQDEIDPATVSRSSPERQEAALALAKVCARIAHENRARDVVLLDLRQSTPLFDYFVVITAPSRRQLNAIISEIDHEMKQRKEFKLGIEGSEEGRWTLIDYGDFVVHVFSEDAREFYSIEDIWGDAPRIEWNEQPDDSSSASTAPDQPSA; encoded by the coding sequence ATGCCCGACACCAACTCTCCCCATCCTGAAGGCTCGCCCGACGAGGAATCGCTCCGAGAGGAATTTCCGGTCCTCCCGCGCCGGGCTCGATACCACGACGTTCAGGACGAGATCGACCCCGCCACGGTCTCTCGATCAAGTCCCGAACGCCAGGAAGCGGCCCTCGCGCTGGCCAAGGTCTGCGCCCGGATTGCCCACGAAAATCGCGCCCGCGATGTCGTCTTGCTCGACCTGCGCCAGTCCACCCCGTTGTTCGATTACTTCGTGGTGATCACCGCGCCGTCTCGCCGACAACTCAACGCGATCATCTCGGAAATCGATCACGAGATGAAGCAGCGCAAGGAGTTCAAACTCGGCATCGAAGGGTCCGAGGAAGGCCGCTGGACCCTGATCGACTACGGCGATTTCGTCGTCCATGTCTTCTCCGAAGACGCCCGAGAGTTCTATTCCATCGAGGACATCTGGGGCGATGCCCCCCGGATCGAGTGGAATGAGCAACCGGACGACTCCTCCTCGGCTTCGACCGCTCCCGACCAGCCCTCGGCCTGA
- a CDS encoding STAS domain-containing protein — protein MPGPSPAPFSSWWGALMMNCARTSAADRADRGPDEVRAQNDRERDSDRLIEDWITSRIEGVSHRSKMGFGPRSVPIEPSLRRVQSHRSPDSDRFAQAQGWKRLRLDHRGEVTVVHLVDPCLIHEGPLAELRSELRAVTTAGCSRIILNLGRVEQVSSQFLEILTTLDRLCSSRPGGRLKLSGVGAEVQRILELCGLERFFEVAPNLPSALDGPWPTGGCRVPIELLGFLDKPWEIGSESPRMRESCSSSGDLNGVLDPPVHLTIRREGVILGTLRIPPHGLRIGRDAPCELRLRHPSVSRVHAWIGFRDGQLHLEDLGSSNGTMRGEELFRSSSVVLREGESFSIGPYRLATAVPVVGEHSRGGDVPEPARQGTTSDAWQEHSQENDEAFTTSDDQGSPCVRVEFINDVMVLAPTYSQLDQEDAIEELRACLDRLIRRPNRIVNVVMNLAPVASLSGRAIGLILAQHLKLRRQGGSLRLAQPAPSVRVALEVVGISTLVETFSSLDDAVLSQWPA, from the coding sequence ATGCCGGGTCCCTCGCCTGCACCGTTCTCCTCGTGGTGGGGAGCCTTGATGATGAACTGCGCGCGCACCTCGGCGGCCGATCGGGCCGATCGCGGACCGGATGAGGTCCGCGCCCAGAATGACCGAGAGCGAGACTCCGATCGCTTGATTGAGGATTGGATCACGTCTCGAATTGAAGGGGTTTCTCATCGCTCGAAGATGGGGTTCGGTCCTCGGTCGGTGCCGATTGAACCCTCGCTTCGCCGGGTCCAATCGCACCGGTCACCCGACTCGGATCGCTTCGCTCAAGCGCAGGGATGGAAACGGCTTCGCCTTGACCATCGAGGCGAGGTGACGGTGGTCCACCTGGTTGATCCCTGCTTGATCCACGAGGGGCCGCTCGCGGAGTTGCGAAGTGAACTTCGAGCCGTGACGACGGCCGGTTGTTCGCGCATCATCCTGAACCTGGGTCGGGTCGAGCAGGTTTCCAGCCAGTTTCTTGAGATCCTGACGACGCTCGATCGCCTTTGTTCCAGCCGACCCGGTGGTCGCCTGAAACTGTCCGGCGTTGGCGCCGAGGTCCAACGGATCCTCGAACTCTGCGGACTCGAACGGTTTTTCGAGGTCGCTCCGAATCTTCCTTCCGCCCTGGATGGACCGTGGCCAACGGGTGGCTGTCGAGTCCCGATCGAGCTGCTCGGTTTCCTCGATAAGCCATGGGAAATTGGATCGGAGTCTCCCCGTATGAGGGAATCTTGCTCGTCTTCAGGTGATCTGAACGGGGTTCTCGATCCCCCGGTCCATCTGACGATCCGACGGGAGGGAGTCATCCTGGGGACGCTCCGAATTCCGCCGCACGGCTTACGAATCGGACGCGATGCTCCTTGCGAACTTCGGCTTCGTCACCCCTCGGTAAGCCGTGTGCATGCCTGGATCGGTTTCCGCGATGGCCAGTTGCATCTTGAGGATCTCGGGTCGAGCAACGGAACGATGCGAGGGGAGGAACTATTCCGATCCTCCTCGGTTGTGCTGAGGGAGGGAGAATCGTTCTCGATTGGCCCGTACCGTCTCGCGACAGCCGTTCCTGTCGTTGGTGAACACTCACGCGGTGGGGATGTGCCAGAGCCTGCGAGGCAAGGCACAACGTCTGATGCATGGCAGGAGCATTCACAGGAGAATGATGAGGCGTTCACCACCTCAGACGATCAGGGTTCACCATGCGTTCGCGTTGAGTTCATCAATGATGTCATGGTGCTGGCCCCGACGTACAGTCAACTGGACCAGGAAGATGCGATTGAGGAATTGCGCGCGTGTCTTGATCGCTTGATTCGCCGGCCGAACAGGATCGTCAACGTTGTAATGAACCTCGCTCCCGTTGCCTCTCTCTCTGGACGGGCCATTGGGCTGATTCTGGCCCAACACCTGAAACTGAGGCGGCAGGGTGGCAGTCTCCGACTTGCTCAACCGGCTCCCTCGGTTCGGGTTGCGCTGGAGGTCGTCGGGATTTCGACGCTGGTTGAGACCTTTTCGAGCCTGGACGACGCGGTTCTGAGCCAGTGGCCAGCCTGA
- a CDS encoding aspartate carbamoyltransferase catalytic subunit — MSTAPASAATWTRRHLLGLEELSAEEITAILDTAESFAEVSDRPRKKVPALQGKVVFNLFFENSTRTRTSFSLAAKRLSADVQDFSASTSSLSKGESFIDTARNIEAMGCDVMIVRHSISGAPHLLAKHVGSSVINAGDGAHEHPTQGLLDLLTIRRKKGRIEGLTVGLVGDIAHSRVARSNIWGLTKLGAKVILCGPPTLVPRSFEQLGCEVAYHLDDVLPRLDVINVLRIQAERQQRGLFPSVSEYFYFYGVTQQRILRSRPDVLLIAPGPINRGVELTPEVADGPHSAILDQVTNGLAVRMAVLYLVSGRASQGDRAD, encoded by the coding sequence GTGAGCACTGCGCCGGCCTCGGCCGCGACCTGGACCCGCCGCCACCTGCTCGGACTCGAAGAACTGTCCGCCGAGGAGATCACCGCGATTCTCGACACCGCGGAGTCCTTTGCCGAGGTCTCCGACCGCCCCCGTAAGAAGGTCCCCGCCCTGCAGGGAAAGGTTGTCTTCAACCTGTTCTTTGAGAATTCGACCCGGACCCGGACCAGCTTCAGCCTGGCCGCCAAGCGGCTTTCGGCCGATGTCCAGGACTTCTCGGCCAGCACGTCGAGCCTCTCCAAGGGGGAGTCGTTCATCGATACGGCCCGCAATATTGAGGCAATGGGCTGCGACGTGATGATCGTCCGCCACTCGATCTCGGGGGCCCCTCACCTGCTCGCCAAGCACGTGGGATCGTCGGTCATCAACGCCGGAGACGGCGCCCATGAGCATCCCACCCAGGGCCTGCTCGACCTCCTGACGATCCGTCGCAAGAAAGGCCGGATCGAGGGCTTGACCGTCGGGCTGGTCGGCGACATCGCCCACTCTCGGGTGGCCCGCTCGAATATCTGGGGCCTGACGAAGCTCGGGGCCAAGGTGATCCTGTGCGGCCCTCCCACCCTGGTTCCCCGCAGCTTTGAACAACTCGGCTGCGAGGTCGCTTACCACCTCGACGACGTTCTGCCGAGGCTCGACGTGATCAACGTGCTCCGAATTCAGGCCGAACGTCAGCAGCGAGGGCTGTTTCCTTCCGTATCAGAATATTTCTACTTTTACGGTGTGACCCAGCAGCGGATTCTTCGGTCGCGTCCCGATGTCTTGCTCATCGCTCCCGGCCCGATCAACCGGGGGGTTGAGTTGACTCCCGAAGTGGCCGATGGCCCCCACTCGGCGATCCTCGATCAGGTGACCAACGGCCTTGCGGTTCGCATGGCGGTCCTTTACCTCGTCAGTGGGCGGGCTTCGCAGGGGGATCGGGCCGATTGA
- a CDS encoding dihydroorotase, producing the protein MSTIHIKGGRLIDPSQGIDATLDLWLREKQVLAVGRDGPEQVDEVIDATGLIVCPGLIDCHVHLREPGNEEDETIATGADAALAGGVTTVACMPNTIPPLDTPAGVEYIVLQAKRAKKCNVYPVGAVSKGRTGNELAELGRLVEAGAVAFTDDGAPVANPALMKRALQYASMFDKVIMQHCQVMELTEGGVMNGGFQSMRLGIPGMPPEAEDIMVARDIRLAEVTGGRLHIQHISTARAVDCVREGKRRGVRVTAEACPHHFTLTDDRLASFDSHFKMNPPLRTQSDVEAVIEGLTDGTIEILSTDHAPHAPEKKARELNLAPFGIIGLETLVPLTISYLIEPGHLDWSTAIRMLTIAPAQLLGLDHRKGSLRPGFDADVTILDPSARWVVDPSQSRSKSRNTPFGGWEVTGRAHTVIVNGEVRFRAGELTSP; encoded by the coding sequence GTGAGCACCATCCACATCAAGGGCGGACGCCTCATTGACCCGAGCCAGGGGATTGATGCCACACTCGACCTCTGGCTCCGCGAAAAGCAAGTGCTTGCCGTGGGGCGCGACGGCCCGGAGCAGGTGGACGAGGTCATCGACGCGACCGGGTTGATCGTTTGCCCCGGTCTGATCGATTGTCACGTTCACCTCCGCGAACCGGGCAACGAGGAAGACGAGACCATCGCCACCGGAGCCGATGCGGCCCTGGCCGGTGGCGTGACCACCGTGGCCTGCATGCCGAACACGATCCCACCGCTCGATACACCGGCGGGAGTCGAGTACATTGTTCTGCAAGCCAAACGCGCGAAGAAGTGCAACGTCTACCCTGTGGGCGCCGTCAGTAAAGGACGAACCGGGAACGAACTGGCCGAACTGGGCCGCCTGGTCGAGGCCGGTGCCGTTGCGTTTACCGACGATGGCGCCCCGGTCGCCAACCCCGCCCTGATGAAGCGGGCATTACAATATGCAAGCATGTTTGACAAGGTCATCATGCAGCACTGCCAGGTCATGGAACTGACCGAAGGCGGGGTGATGAACGGCGGGTTTCAGTCGATGCGCCTCGGGATTCCCGGCATGCCGCCGGAGGCCGAGGATATCATGGTCGCCCGAGATATCCGCCTGGCCGAGGTTACGGGAGGCCGCTTACATATCCAGCACATCTCGACCGCCAGGGCGGTCGATTGTGTTCGGGAAGGGAAGCGGCGCGGTGTTCGCGTGACGGCCGAAGCCTGCCCGCATCACTTCACGCTGACCGATGATCGGCTTGCATCGTTCGATTCTCATTTCAAGATGAATCCCCCCTTGCGCACGCAGTCCGATGTTGAGGCGGTCATTGAAGGGTTGACCGATGGGACGATCGAGATTCTCTCGACCGACCATGCGCCTCATGCTCCCGAGAAAAAGGCTCGCGAATTGAACCTGGCCCCCTTCGGAATCATTGGGCTCGAAACGCTGGTCCCGTTGACCATCTCCTACCTGATCGAGCCGGGACACCTCGACTGGTCCACTGCAATCCGGATGCTCACCATCGCTCCGGCTCAGCTCCTGGGGCTGGATCATCGCAAGGGAAGCCTTCGACCCGGCTTCGACGCAGATGTGACGATTCTCGACCCGTCCGCCCGATGGGTTGTCGATCCCAGTCAATCACGCTCCAAGAGCCGCAACACCCCGTTCGGCGGCTGGGAAGTCACAGGACGGGCCCACACGGTCATCGTCAATGGTGAGGTCCGGTTCCGAGCCGGTGAGCTGACTTCTCCGTGA
- the rpsN gene encoding 30S ribosomal protein S14: protein MASKSSVEKMKKIEELIAKYAERRKQLKEAGDYAALARLPRNSSKVRHRKMCALTGRSRGNYRKFGISRIMLRQLAHEGKIPGMKKASW from the coding sequence ATGGCCTCGAAGTCAAGCGTCGAGAAGATGAAGAAGATCGAGGAGCTGATCGCCAAGTACGCCGAACGGCGCAAGCAGCTCAAGGAAGCCGGTGACTACGCCGCCCTGGCCCGCCTGCCCCGCAATTCGAGCAAGGTCCGCCACCGCAAGATGTGCGCCCTGACCGGCCGATCCCGCGGCAATTACCGCAAGTTTGGCATCTCCCGCATCATGCTCCGCCAGCTCGCCCACGAAGGCAAGATCCCCGGCATGAAGAAGGCCAGCTGGTAA